The following are from one region of the Amedibacterium intestinale genome:
- a CDS encoding DUF1016 domain-containing protein → MLELKTIKLMPKAVGQLNMYLNYYAAEINDENDNLPLV, encoded by the coding sequence TTGCTTGAATTAAAGACGATTAAATTGATGCCAAAAGCAGTTGGACAACTTAATATGTATTTGAATTATTATGCAGCAGAAATAAACGATGAAAATGATAATCTTCCATTGGTTTGA